Proteins co-encoded in one uncultured Draconibacterium sp. genomic window:
- a CDS encoding tagaturonate epimerase family protein: MNFREIINQTSIMKFGKYSFGVGDRFNHEGEAQLSALIKANRQGVEVTPVWNKSNREHDIVHSEPSGTRSEADAAVKALGWEAPYFVDADHINLGNVDRFIEPSNFFTLDVAMYIGNESPAEDVAAFKESCKSLGVSVNIPGINESIEISDVLLDEVATKYLAAIKEAGKIYRHIEAAKGKGNFVTEVSMDEVEAPQTPVELFFILKMIANENIPAQTIAPKFTGRFNKGVDYVGDAEQFAKEFEQDVLVIDYAVKEFGLPADLKLSVHSGSDKFTIYPIMADIIKKYDKGLHVKTAGTTWLEEVIGLAISGDEGLAAAKEIYTKALDRKEELCAPYADVIDIDNSKLPSADEVESWTGEKFGNTLRHIPGHADYNRNFRQLIHVGYKVAAEMGERYTGLLEKYADVVGGCVEENIYDRHLKRLFDL; this comes from the coding sequence ATTAATTTTCGAGAAATTATTAACCAGACTAGTATCATGAAATTCGGAAAATACAGTTTTGGAGTGGGCGACCGCTTCAATCACGAAGGAGAGGCGCAACTCAGTGCCCTAATCAAAGCAAATAGACAAGGAGTTGAAGTAACTCCGGTTTGGAACAAGTCGAATCGCGAACACGATATCGTTCATTCGGAACCATCAGGAACCCGAAGTGAAGCCGACGCAGCAGTAAAAGCATTAGGCTGGGAAGCTCCTTACTTTGTGGATGCCGATCATATTAACCTGGGAAATGTAGACCGTTTCATTGAACCAAGTAATTTTTTCACACTTGATGTTGCGATGTATATTGGTAACGAGTCGCCAGCAGAAGACGTTGCGGCTTTTAAAGAATCGTGTAAGTCGTTGGGTGTGAGTGTAAATATTCCTGGAATTAATGAAAGTATCGAAATTTCTGACGTACTTTTAGATGAAGTTGCTACGAAATACCTGGCAGCAATAAAAGAGGCAGGTAAAATTTACCGTCACATTGAGGCTGCTAAAGGAAAAGGCAATTTTGTTACCGAAGTTTCAATGGACGAAGTTGAAGCGCCACAAACTCCGGTTGAACTATTTTTTATATTAAAAATGATCGCCAACGAAAATATTCCCGCACAAACCATTGCTCCGAAATTTACAGGCCGTTTTAATAAAGGGGTTGATTATGTGGGCGATGCAGAGCAGTTTGCCAAAGAATTTGAGCAGGATGTTTTGGTTATCGACTATGCCGTAAAAGAATTTGGCTTGCCGGCTGATCTCAAGTTGAGCGTTCATTCGGGATCGGATAAATTTACGATTTACCCGATAATGGCCGATATCATTAAAAAGTACGATAAGGGACTTCACGTAAAAACAGCCGGAACAACCTGGCTGGAAGAAGTGATTGGTTTGGCTATTTCGGGCGACGAAGGTTTGGCCGCAGCAAAAGAAATATATACAAAAGCACTCGACAGAAAAGAAGAGCTTTGTGCTCCGTATGCTGATGTGATCGATATCGACAATTCAAAACTTCCTTCGGCTGATGAGGTTGAAAGCTGGACAGGCGAAAAATTTGGAAACACTTTACGCCATATTCCCGGACATGCTGATTATAATCGAAACTTCCGCCAATTAATTCATGTGGGTTATAAAGTTGCTGCCGAAATGGGCGAACGCTACACCGGCTTGCTTGAAAAATACGCAGACGTTGTAGGTGGATGTGTGGAAGAAAATATTTATGACCGACACTTAAAAAGATTATTCGACTTATAA
- a CDS encoding glycoside hydrolase family 2 TIM barrel-domain containing protein yields the protein MRQLSVLFALLFFTNYLFAQNQPADWENPALFNINKEEPHASLMPFESVTAAFTQKPHQSVYYKTLSGTWKFNWVRKPADRPMDFFKPDYDVSNWDDIPVPANWELEGYGVPIYVNHQYEFSDYKRPVSPEMKFVDDIYPADPGKVPHDYNPVGSYRRTFTIPESWNDRQVFIQFGAVKSAFYLWINGEKVGYSQGSKTPAEWDITKYLKEGENVVAAEVYRWSDGSYLEAQDFWRISGIERDVYLYSTPKVRIRDYFAKPDLDAEYKNGLFSLDVDLSNHTSKLKSGNYTVKYDIFDEGGYSLSSREEEVKINKKENASVHFSGGNIPNVKKWTAETPNLYTLVISLTDSEGKTVEAVSSKIGFRKIEIIDEVFHINGVPVTIKGVNRHEHDQYKGHVVSEEAMIKEIALMKQFNINAVRTSHYPNDERFYDLCDKYGLYVTNEANIESHGMYYGEHSLAKKPEWTPAHVDRNMRMVERDKNHPCVIVWSMGNEAGDGEVFSAVYKAIKERNPSRPVHYERAIMGDNTDIFCPQYPSVQALENYGSKHQTKPYISSEYSHAMGNSNGNLVDLWEVFNRDRNDQLQGGYIWDWIDQALVKKADDGTEFWAYGGDYGENMPTDYNFVCNGIISADYTPHPALWEVKYAYQNVKIEKVDREYRITNMFDFIDLSDYEINWITTRDGKYWRSGVIEDFNLNPGESKNISIDEGMIVSFDDPESHEYFIDFSVKLKKDKPFRKAGFEIAHEQFSPDMIVIVNNADEEETNSPALKLEETKDEFNIAGQQFTITFDKATGTISSYKLNGTELIQEGPQVNFWRPANDNDKGSNMLGRLGVWREISRNLKPVSVTAFQTEDSKVYLTTKYKLEEINATQSVVQVVDGNGRIEVTSTFETSNSELPNIPRIGMRWEMPVNFDNLKYFGRGPHENYIDRNHSAFVGLYKGKVADQYFNYVRPQENGYKTDVHWFELRNENGLGLKISGDPVIGFSTLHNPIEDFDMEDSNDYRHTNDIVKKDGVFICTDLIQMGVAGDNSWGAQPMNKYQVPAKDYQYNFTIELVF from the coding sequence ATGAGACAATTAAGCGTACTTTTTGCCCTCCTGTTTTTCACCAATTACCTTTTTGCACAAAATCAGCCGGCGGACTGGGAGAATCCTGCTCTTTTTAATATCAATAAAGAAGAACCACATGCCAGCCTTATGCCTTTTGAGTCGGTGACAGCTGCATTTACACAAAAGCCGCATCAATCGGTTTATTATAAAACACTGAGTGGTACCTGGAAATTTAACTGGGTAAGAAAACCTGCCGACCGGCCAATGGATTTTTTCAAACCGGATTACGATGTTTCCAATTGGGATGACATTCCGGTTCCGGCAAACTGGGAGTTAGAAGGATATGGTGTACCTATATATGTGAATCATCAATATGAATTCTCGGATTATAAAAGACCCGTTTCGCCCGAAATGAAATTTGTGGATGACATATATCCTGCCGATCCTGGCAAAGTGCCGCACGATTATAACCCCGTAGGTTCTTACCGCAGAACATTTACTATTCCTGAAAGCTGGAACGACCGCCAGGTTTTTATTCAGTTTGGAGCTGTTAAATCAGCTTTCTATTTATGGATAAACGGAGAAAAAGTGGGTTACTCGCAGGGAAGCAAAACTCCTGCAGAATGGGACATCACAAAATATTTAAAAGAAGGCGAGAATGTTGTGGCAGCAGAAGTGTATCGCTGGTCGGATGGTTCTTACCTGGAAGCGCAGGATTTTTGGCGGATAAGTGGCATTGAACGGGACGTTTATCTCTATTCAACACCAAAAGTTCGAATCCGCGATTATTTTGCCAAACCCGACCTTGATGCTGAATACAAAAACGGACTGTTTAGCCTTGACGTTGATTTAAGCAATCACACCTCAAAATTAAAATCGGGAAATTATACCGTTAAATACGATATTTTTGATGAAGGAGGATATTCTTTATCGAGTCGAGAAGAAGAGGTAAAGATCAATAAAAAGGAAAATGCCTCCGTTCATTTCTCGGGAGGGAACATTCCAAACGTAAAAAAATGGACTGCCGAAACACCTAATTTATATACACTGGTAATTAGTTTAACCGACAGTGAAGGTAAAACGGTTGAAGCAGTAAGTTCAAAAATAGGTTTCCGCAAAATTGAGATCATTGACGAAGTGTTTCACATCAACGGTGTTCCGGTAACCATTAAAGGGGTAAACCGTCACGAACACGACCAATATAAAGGCCATGTTGTAAGCGAAGAGGCGATGATAAAAGAAATTGCGCTGATGAAGCAGTTCAATATTAATGCAGTGCGTACCAGCCACTACCCCAACGACGAACGTTTTTACGATTTGTGTGACAAATATGGCCTGTATGTTACTAACGAAGCCAACATTGAATCGCATGGCATGTATTACGGTGAGCATTCGCTGGCCAAGAAACCTGAATGGACACCTGCACATGTCGACCGGAATATGCGCATGGTGGAGCGCGATAAAAACCACCCCTGTGTAATTGTGTGGTCGATGGGAAATGAAGCCGGCGACGGAGAAGTTTTTTCAGCCGTTTACAAAGCTATAAAAGAACGCAATCCATCGCGACCGGTTCATTACGAGCGTGCTATTATGGGTGACAATACGGATATTTTTTGTCCGCAATACCCGAGTGTACAGGCACTGGAAAATTACGGGTCGAAACACCAGACCAAACCTTATATTTCGAGTGAATATTCGCATGCCATGGGAAACAGCAATGGGAACCTGGTTGATTTGTGGGAGGTGTTTAACCGCGACCGGAACGACCAGTTACAGGGCGGTTACATTTGGGACTGGATTGATCAGGCGCTGGTGAAAAAAGCCGACGATGGCACCGAATTCTGGGCTTACGGTGGCGATTACGGCGAAAATATGCCAACCGATTATAACTTTGTTTGCAATGGAATTATCTCTGCCGATTACACGCCGCATCCTGCTCTTTGGGAAGTAAAATATGCCTATCAAAATGTTAAAATTGAAAAAGTTGACAGGGAGTACAGAATTACCAATATGTTTGATTTTATTGATCTGAGCGATTACGAGATCAACTGGATAACCACGCGCGATGGTAAATATTGGCGATCAGGTGTTATAGAAGATTTCAATTTAAATCCGGGAGAATCTAAAAATATATCGATCGATGAGGGGATGATAGTTAGTTTCGATGATCCTGAATCTCATGAGTATTTTATTGATTTCTCAGTAAAACTTAAAAAGGATAAACCATTCCGAAAAGCCGGTTTCGAAATAGCGCATGAGCAATTTTCTCCCGACATGATAGTTATAGTCAACAATGCGGATGAAGAGGAGACCAATTCTCCAGCTCTGAAACTAGAAGAAACAAAAGATGAATTCAACATTGCCGGACAACAATTTACTATAACATTCGACAAAGCAACCGGCACAATTTCTTCGTATAAATTGAATGGAACCGAACTGATTCAAGAAGGTCCACAGGTAAATTTCTGGCGTCCTGCAAACGACAACGACAAAGGAAGCAACATGCTTGGCCGACTGGGAGTTTGGCGTGAGATTTCAAGAAACTTAAAACCGGTAAGTGTTACTGCTTTCCAAACCGAAGACAGCAAAGTTTACCTCACAACAAAATATAAACTTGAAGAGATAAACGCAACTCAGTCGGTCGTTCAAGTTGTTGATGGAAACGGCAGAATTGAGGTTACAAGCACTTTTGAAACTTCGAACAGCGAACTGCCAAATATTCCTCGCATTGGCATGCGCTGGGAAATGCCGGTAAATTTTGATAACCTGAAATATTTTGGACGCGGACCACACGAAAACTACATCGACCGCAACCACAGCGCTTTTGTAGGTCTTTACAAAGGTAAAGTTGCCGATCAGTATTTTAACTACGTTCGTCCACAGGAAAACGGATACAAAACCGATGTTCACTGGTTCGAGTTGAGAAACGAAAACGGTTTGGGTTTAAAAATATCCGGCGATCCGGTGATCGGATTCTCAACCCTTCATAATCCTATTGAAGATTTTGATATGGAAGACAGTAACGACTACCGCCACACCAACGACATCGTGAAAAAAGACGGCGTATTTATTTGCACCGACCTGATTCAAATGGGAGTTGCCGGCGATAATTCGTGGGGGGCACAACCAATGAATAAATACCAGGTTCCGGCAAAAGATTACCAATACAACTTTACCATTGAGCTGGTATTTTAA